A segment of the Hypnocyclicus thermotrophus genome:
GTGACCAATATCCTACTATGTCTTCACCTTTAAATTCAACAATAATATCTTTTATTCTATTTAGAGATAATTTATAATCTAAATAATTTAAATTATATTCAATGTTATTAAAAGAATTTATATATCTAACAGCAATATTTTTATTACTATAATTGTTTTTAAATAAAAATCCTTCTATTTTTGACATACCAGTAGGTCTATATTTAATATCAAGTCCATTTATTCCTTCTTTATCAGATTTTGGATTTTTAATATCTGCTTGATTAAAAATATTTGTTAAATTAAATAATGTTCCAAGGCCCCAATTAGTTTTTTGTTTTCCGATACTTAAAGTTAAATCATTTTGATATATTTCTGCAAAAGCTGTATAAACTTTCAAGTCATTATTAGTATCATAATTTTCTCCTAAAAAACTTATTTCAGTATATAAATCATTTTCATATAATTTTATTCCAAATTTTGCACTATTATAATAAGAGATATCTTCATTATTGTAACTATATTTACTATTTAATTCTGTTGTATAATCTATTGCAAATATTAAATTTGATACTAATATAAATAATAAAAATTTACTAATATTTTTCATTAATAATTTCTCCTTTCGTGATTTTTAATAATTCTTAGTAAAACTCTAATCTATATTATTTTACTGTGAAATTAATAAAAGTTTTTATATATTTAATTGGAAAATTTCTTCAAAAATTCTTATAGTTCCTTTTTTTAATCCTAAAACTTTTTCAACTAACCTTTGTCTAGTATATACAAATTCTTTTAAATAATTGGGATTATTTAACATTTTTTTTGGATCTCCTGCATAAGTAAGCAAATTTAAAAAATGCCCAAGAGTTATTTCTGGATTATCTATATCAAATTCTCCAGTTTCTTTTCCTTCTATAAAAATTTTTAATAGATACGGAGAAAGTTTTTCCATATAAATTTCTTTGAATCTATATATTAATATATTAAAGTTTTTTTCTAAAATATATCTAGCAATTTTTTCTGTAAATTCTTTATCCTGTGTTTTCATTTTTACCATTTCACCTAGAAAAGTAATAAGCTTTTTAGTAGCACCTATATCTTTTCTAATTGATATAATTTCTAATTTTTTAATTGCTTCATCAAATATATAGTCAAACATTTTTTCTAAAAATTCTTCTTTACTTTTAAAATAATAATAAAAAGTACCTTTTGCTACTGCTGCTTCTTTTATTATTTCTTCAATAGAAGTTTTTTCATATCCTTTTTCGCTAAAAAGTTTTTTACCTGCTATAAAAAGTTTATCTTTTTTTGTCATAAAACTCACCTCTTTTTATACTGACCGTCAGTCTAGTATAATATTAGCTTTTTTTTTAATTTTTGTCAATAGTTAGTTTTGAAAAATTATTTATTAAAATATAAAACATTTAGCTCTTGACAATAAAAAACAAAAACAGTATATTAAGATTGTTGTAAAAAAT
Coding sequences within it:
- a CDS encoding TetR/AcrR family transcriptional regulator; the protein is MTKKDKLFIAGKKLFSEKGYEKTSIEEIIKEAAVAKGTFYYYFKSKEEFLEKMFDYIFDEAIKKLEIISIRKDIGATKKLITFLGEMVKMKTQDKEFTEKIARYILEKNFNILIYRFKEIYMEKLSPYLLKIFIEGKETGEFDIDNPEITLGHFLNLLTYAGDPKKMLNNPNYLKEFVYTRQRLVEKVLGLKKGTIRIFEEIFQLNI